A single window of Venturia canescens isolate UGA chromosome 3, ASM1945775v1, whole genome shotgun sequence DNA harbors:
- the CAHbeta gene encoding beta carbonic anhydrase 1 isoform X1: MDRILKGVMKYRKCHREGMVKQFQQVRDHPEPKAVFFTCMDSRMIPTRFTETNVGDMFVVRNAGNIVPNCQHFVDELTMCEPAALELGCVVNDIRHVIVCGHSDCKAMNLLYALRDEEFASQANRRISPLRAWLCAHASSSLAKFQQLEITGFREPILFQAETPMRKFVAYIDPEDKFAIEDKLSQINTLQQLQNVASYGFLKKRLERHDLHIHALWFDIYTGDIYYFSRANKRFVEINELTETPLLKEIKKYYS; this comes from the exons ATGGATCGAATCCTGAAGGGAGTGATGAAGTATAGAAAATGTCATCGCGAAGGAATGGTGAAACAATTCCAACAAGTTAGGGATCACCCCGAG CCCAAAGCAGTATTCTTTACCTGCATGGACTCTCGGATGATCCCGACTAGATTTACGGAAACGAACGTTGGAGACATGTTCGTCG TGAGAAATGCCGGCAACATAGTTCCGAACTGTCAACATTTCGTGGATGAACTAACGATGTGCGAGCCTGCTGCCCTGGAACTCGGATGCGTCGTCAACGACATCAGGCACGTTATTGTTTGCGGTCACAGCGATTGCAAAGCCATGAATCTACTTTACGCACTGAGGGATGAAGAGTTCGCGTCCCAa GCTAACCGAAGAATATCGCCTTTGAGAGCTTGGCTCTGCGCCCATGCGAGCAGCAGTTTGGCCAAGTTTCAGCAACTCGAAATCACCGGTTTTCGGGAGCCCATACTTTTCCAAGCTGAAACACCGATGCGGAAATTCGTCGCTTACATCGACCCTGAGGACAAATTTGCCATCGAGGACAAACTGTCGCAG ATCAACACTCTCCAGCAACTACAGAACGTCGCGTCGTACggattcttgaaaaaacggcTCGAGAGACACGACCTTCACATCCATGCCCTCTGGTTCGATATCTACACCGGCGATATTTACTACTTCAGTCGAGCCAACAAACGATTCGTTGAGATAAACGAACTCACCGAGACTCCGTTGTTGAAGGAGATTAAGAAATACTACTCCTGA
- the CAHbeta gene encoding beta carbonic anhydrase 1 isoform X2 — MDRILKGVMKYRKCHREGMVKQFQQVRDHPEPKAVFFTCMDSRMIPTRFTETNVGDMFVVRNAGNIVPNCQHFVDELTMCEPAALELGCVVNDIRHVIVCGHSDCKAMNLLYALRDEEFASQVRIKFLKNSAFELGSAPMRAAVWPSFSNSKSPVFGSPYFSKLKHRCGNSSLTSTLRTNLPSRTNCRRSTLSSNYRTSRRTDS, encoded by the exons ATGGATCGAATCCTGAAGGGAGTGATGAAGTATAGAAAATGTCATCGCGAAGGAATGGTGAAACAATTCCAACAAGTTAGGGATCACCCCGAG CCCAAAGCAGTATTCTTTACCTGCATGGACTCTCGGATGATCCCGACTAGATTTACGGAAACGAACGTTGGAGACATGTTCGTCG TGAGAAATGCCGGCAACATAGTTCCGAACTGTCAACATTTCGTGGATGAACTAACGATGTGCGAGCCTGCTGCCCTGGAACTCGGATGCGTCGTCAACGACATCAGGCACGTTATTGTTTGCGGTCACAGCGATTGCAAAGCCATGAATCTACTTTACGCACTGAGGGATGAAGAGTTCGCGTCCCAagtgagaataaaatttttgaaaaactctgcATTTG AGCTTGGCTCTGCGCCCATGCGAGCAGCAGTTTGGCCAAGTTTCAGCAACTCGAAATCACCGGTTTTCGGGAGCCCATACTTTTCCAAGCTGAAACACCGATGCGGAAATTCGTCGCTTACATCGACCCTGAGGACAAATTTGCCATCGAGGACAAACTGTCGCAG ATCAACACTCTCCAGCAACTACAGAACGTCGCGTCGTACggattcttga
- the LOC122408095 gene encoding cleft lip and palate transmembrane protein 1 homolog isoform X1 has product MRFHEQSIRDYDERVEGVAKRKWSKKYTEKHHRIACKPIQFFTHLHHSPLFFCRVEKVTRRMEEQQENGELAVAETNNEERDINAEIDEQRRRYQPTRWESFFAVTKSLIIRALIIYFISSFFQRSQPDTTNLSTSAGRSLPAVRVLNMFENGTHLDLNVFISESEVFKDFGKPQAHVWTEKNLIYGDWSSGPDNDGSRVMTHNFTPSDQLKKNGSIFLHVYVTKSGKSPDPNSGKDIYAGHYVSYARKMLNKFKKVRYQKRHNLLTGETTASEEEIKKAEVMDQEIVSHWHPNMTINLVTDQTNWVQGQVPPPLDEYIEFLPNGMMYKPAVYLNDFWNMQRDYQPLNDSIKTLELRLTYQPLSLFKWQLYTAQSMRNKWTSSLMGDVADEDDSDQDTMKEAILETNPYLLGMTIVISILHSIFEFLAFKNDIQFWNNRKSLEGLSVRSVFFNVFQSLVVLLYVLDNETNTVVRISCGIGLCIEIWKINKAVDISLNRESKILGLFPKVSFRDKGSYVESSTKEYDRLAFRYLSWALYPLLGGYAIYSLMYLEHKGWYSWVLNMLYGFLLTFGFIMMTPQLFINYKLKSVAHLPWRMMSYKFLNTFIDDIFAFVIKMPTLYRLGCFRDDIVFFIFLYQRWIYKTDHTRVNEFGFTGEMDAQQKPIENDQKAIAENNSNSKTDNSKKTN; this is encoded by the exons ATGCGTTTTCATGAACAGTCGATTCGTGATTACGACGAGCGA GTAGAGGGCGTTGCGAAACGCAAATGGTCAAAAAAATACACTGAAAAACACCATCGCATCGCATGTAAACCTATCCAGTTCTTCACTCACCTTCATCATTCGCCTCTGTTTTTTTGCCGTGTCGAAAAAGTTACACGGAGAATGGAAGAACAGCAGGAAAATGGTGAATTGGCTGTCGCCGAAACGAATAACGAGGAACGAGAT ATAAATGCAGAAATTGACGAACAGCGAAGGAGGTACCAGCCAACAAGATGGGAATCTTTTTTCGCAGTAACGAAATCATTAATAATCAGAGCATTAATCATATATTTCATAAGTTCTTTCTTCCAACGGTCCCAACCGGACACAACAAATTTAAGCACAAGCGCAGGTAGAAGTTTACCTGCGGTACGGGTACTTAATATGTTTGAGAATGGTACCCACTTGGATCTCAATGTTTTCATAAGTGAATCTGAGGTTTTCAAAGACTTTGGTAAGCCACAAGCTCATGTGTGgactgaaaaaaatctcatttacGGTGATTGGTCGAGCGGTCCGGATAACGATGGATCCAGGGTAATGACGCACAATTTTACACCATCCGAtcagctgaaaaaaaatggctccATTTTCCTACATGTCTATGTAACAAAAAGTGGAAAATCGCCAGATCCAAATTCTGGCAAAGACATTTATGCTGGCCACTATGTATCATATGCCAGGAAAATGTtgaacaaattcaaaaaagtcAGATATCAGAAGAGGCATAATTTGCTGACCGGTGAAACAACCGCGAGCGAAGAAGAAATCAAG AAAGCAGAGGTGATGGATCAGGAAATAGTATCTCACTGGCATCCAAATATGACTATAAATTTAGTGACTGATCAAACCAATTGGGTGCAGGGACAGGTTCCTCCGCCGCTCGATGAAT ACATCGAATTTTTACCCAACGGTATGATGTACAAACCTGCCGTTTATCTCAACGATTTTTGGAACATGCAGCGTGATTATCAGCCCTTGAACGACTCGATCAAAACCCTGGAGCTTCGTTTGACATATCAACCGTTGTCCCTCTTCAAATGGCAACTCTACACAGCTCAGTCGATGAGAAATAAGTGGACATCGTCACTTATGG GCGATGTAGCGGACGAGGATGACAGCGATCAAGATACCATGAAAGAAGCCATTCTCGAGACGAATCCTTACCTTCTTGGTATGACGATCGTTATTTCGATACTTCACagtattttcgaatttttggcaTTTAAAAACG ATATCCAATTTTGGAACAATCGTAAATCCCTGGAAGGTCTTTCGGTGAGATCGGTATTTTTCAACGTGTTCCAATCGCTCGTAGTGCTCCTGTACGTTTTAGACAACGAGACGAACACGGTAGTTCGTATAAGTTGCGGTATAGGTTTGTGCATAGAAATTTGGAAGATAAACAAGGCTGTGGACATAAGTTTGAACCGTGAATCGAAGATCCTCGGATTATTCCCAAAAGTATCATTCCGCGACAAGGGTTCTTACGTCGAATCGTCGACCAAGGAGTACGACAGACTCGCATTTAGATATTTATCGTGGGCGCTTTACCCATTGCTCGGTGGTTATGCGATTTATTCGTTGATGTACCTCGAGCACAAAGGCTGGTATTCGTGGGTCTTGAATATGTTGTACGGTTTCCTATTGACATTCGGATTCATAATGATGACGCCTCAGTTGTTTATAAATTACAAGCTGAAGAGCGTTGCTCATCTGCCATGGCGTATGATGTCCTACAAATTCTTGAACACCTTCATCGACGATATTTTCGCGTTTGTCATTAAAATGCCAACGTTATACAGATTAGGCTGTTTCCGCGATGACATTgtgttctttatatttttgtatcaACGATGGATTTACAAAACCGATCATACGAGAGTCAACGAGTTTGGTTTCACCGGCGAAATGGATGCTCAACAAAAACCTATCGAGAACGACCAAAAAGCCATTGCCGAAAACAATAGCAATTCTAAGACAGATAATTCGAAGAAAACTAATTGA
- the LOC122408095 gene encoding cleft lip and palate transmembrane protein 1 homolog isoform X2 produces the protein MVEGVAKRKWSKKYTEKHHRIACKPIQFFTHLHHSPLFFCRVEKVTRRMEEQQENGELAVAETNNEERDINAEIDEQRRRYQPTRWESFFAVTKSLIIRALIIYFISSFFQRSQPDTTNLSTSAGRSLPAVRVLNMFENGTHLDLNVFISESEVFKDFGKPQAHVWTEKNLIYGDWSSGPDNDGSRVMTHNFTPSDQLKKNGSIFLHVYVTKSGKSPDPNSGKDIYAGHYVSYARKMLNKFKKVRYQKRHNLLTGETTASEEEIKKAEVMDQEIVSHWHPNMTINLVTDQTNWVQGQVPPPLDEYIEFLPNGMMYKPAVYLNDFWNMQRDYQPLNDSIKTLELRLTYQPLSLFKWQLYTAQSMRNKWTSSLMGDVADEDDSDQDTMKEAILETNPYLLGMTIVISILHSIFEFLAFKNDIQFWNNRKSLEGLSVRSVFFNVFQSLVVLLYVLDNETNTVVRISCGIGLCIEIWKINKAVDISLNRESKILGLFPKVSFRDKGSYVESSTKEYDRLAFRYLSWALYPLLGGYAIYSLMYLEHKGWYSWVLNMLYGFLLTFGFIMMTPQLFINYKLKSVAHLPWRMMSYKFLNTFIDDIFAFVIKMPTLYRLGCFRDDIVFFIFLYQRWIYKTDHTRVNEFGFTGEMDAQQKPIENDQKAIAENNSNSKTDNSKKTN, from the exons ATG GTAGAGGGCGTTGCGAAACGCAAATGGTCAAAAAAATACACTGAAAAACACCATCGCATCGCATGTAAACCTATCCAGTTCTTCACTCACCTTCATCATTCGCCTCTGTTTTTTTGCCGTGTCGAAAAAGTTACACGGAGAATGGAAGAACAGCAGGAAAATGGTGAATTGGCTGTCGCCGAAACGAATAACGAGGAACGAGAT ATAAATGCAGAAATTGACGAACAGCGAAGGAGGTACCAGCCAACAAGATGGGAATCTTTTTTCGCAGTAACGAAATCATTAATAATCAGAGCATTAATCATATATTTCATAAGTTCTTTCTTCCAACGGTCCCAACCGGACACAACAAATTTAAGCACAAGCGCAGGTAGAAGTTTACCTGCGGTACGGGTACTTAATATGTTTGAGAATGGTACCCACTTGGATCTCAATGTTTTCATAAGTGAATCTGAGGTTTTCAAAGACTTTGGTAAGCCACAAGCTCATGTGTGgactgaaaaaaatctcatttacGGTGATTGGTCGAGCGGTCCGGATAACGATGGATCCAGGGTAATGACGCACAATTTTACACCATCCGAtcagctgaaaaaaaatggctccATTTTCCTACATGTCTATGTAACAAAAAGTGGAAAATCGCCAGATCCAAATTCTGGCAAAGACATTTATGCTGGCCACTATGTATCATATGCCAGGAAAATGTtgaacaaattcaaaaaagtcAGATATCAGAAGAGGCATAATTTGCTGACCGGTGAAACAACCGCGAGCGAAGAAGAAATCAAG AAAGCAGAGGTGATGGATCAGGAAATAGTATCTCACTGGCATCCAAATATGACTATAAATTTAGTGACTGATCAAACCAATTGGGTGCAGGGACAGGTTCCTCCGCCGCTCGATGAAT ACATCGAATTTTTACCCAACGGTATGATGTACAAACCTGCCGTTTATCTCAACGATTTTTGGAACATGCAGCGTGATTATCAGCCCTTGAACGACTCGATCAAAACCCTGGAGCTTCGTTTGACATATCAACCGTTGTCCCTCTTCAAATGGCAACTCTACACAGCTCAGTCGATGAGAAATAAGTGGACATCGTCACTTATGG GCGATGTAGCGGACGAGGATGACAGCGATCAAGATACCATGAAAGAAGCCATTCTCGAGACGAATCCTTACCTTCTTGGTATGACGATCGTTATTTCGATACTTCACagtattttcgaatttttggcaTTTAAAAACG ATATCCAATTTTGGAACAATCGTAAATCCCTGGAAGGTCTTTCGGTGAGATCGGTATTTTTCAACGTGTTCCAATCGCTCGTAGTGCTCCTGTACGTTTTAGACAACGAGACGAACACGGTAGTTCGTATAAGTTGCGGTATAGGTTTGTGCATAGAAATTTGGAAGATAAACAAGGCTGTGGACATAAGTTTGAACCGTGAATCGAAGATCCTCGGATTATTCCCAAAAGTATCATTCCGCGACAAGGGTTCTTACGTCGAATCGTCGACCAAGGAGTACGACAGACTCGCATTTAGATATTTATCGTGGGCGCTTTACCCATTGCTCGGTGGTTATGCGATTTATTCGTTGATGTACCTCGAGCACAAAGGCTGGTATTCGTGGGTCTTGAATATGTTGTACGGTTTCCTATTGACATTCGGATTCATAATGATGACGCCTCAGTTGTTTATAAATTACAAGCTGAAGAGCGTTGCTCATCTGCCATGGCGTATGATGTCCTACAAATTCTTGAACACCTTCATCGACGATATTTTCGCGTTTGTCATTAAAATGCCAACGTTATACAGATTAGGCTGTTTCCGCGATGACATTgtgttctttatatttttgtatcaACGATGGATTTACAAAACCGATCATACGAGAGTCAACGAGTTTGGTTTCACCGGCGAAATGGATGCTCAACAAAAACCTATCGAGAACGACCAAAAAGCCATTGCCGAAAACAATAGCAATTCTAAGACAGATAATTCGAAGAAAACTAATTGA